The following coding sequences lie in one Rutidosis leptorrhynchoides isolate AG116_Rl617_1_P2 chromosome 6, CSIRO_AGI_Rlap_v1, whole genome shotgun sequence genomic window:
- the LOC139853091 gene encoding F-box/FBD/LRR-repeat protein At1g13570-like produces MATPTLLRTPFPCNHNKRMCCVTPPNEENSRLSKLPDYLVESILERLPVHDAVRTSILSRDWRYKWTTMRSLVLDKHFSEKLPYTCRFYRDGFNKITNQLFNFLKGPILKLHLHIPKMTLDNTAQELHQWILSLSSVRELVLTNLNSSYQLSSSLFHCSQLRKLQLTRFKFNSPLEFQGFLYLEHLSLERINFGANLCETVINLPQLKSLKLIICQHVNNFNISATKLKSLRVIGCETDMLLRLLHTQSLTTVHFAMLMPMLFERGLNLATIFCNLPYHLASLSMDGYFLKFSMPEENSKKWFPHAANRLKRLTLIEWNFGDLDQLEGALYMLRNSTNLVRLDMTNLAMAPENMHLDVRPALTYLEASDPFDQTLTLLKTIIIKCVTGSRPILLFIKLLLDHCPALEKISIKYCATVGVHERYNFAKDVTSFPRASSKAELIFLDP; encoded by the exons ATGGCTACTCCAACTCTCCTCCGGACTCCTTTTCCAT GTAACCATAATAAGAGGATGTGTTGTGTAACACCACCTAATGAAGAGAATAGTCGTCTCAGTAAATTGCCAGACTACCTGGTGGAGTCTATATTAGAGAGGCTCCCTGTTCACGATGCTGTTCGGACCAGCATTCTATCTAGAGACTGGAGGTACAAGTGGACCACAATGAGGTCACTGGTACTTGATAAGCATTTCTCTGAAAAGTTGCCCTATACATGCCGTTTTTATCGTGATGGTTTTAATAAGATTACGAACCAACTCTTTAACTTCCTCAAGGGCCCTATCTTGAAATTGCATCTCCACATACCAAAGATGACTCTTGATAATACTGCCCAGGAACTCCATCAATGGATTTTATCTTTGTCAAGTGTGAGGGAACTTGTCCTTACTAATTTAAATTCAAGTTATCAACTCTCATCGTCTTTGTTTCATTGTTCACAATTAAGAAAGCTACAACTTACAAGATTTAAATTTAACTCTCCACTCGAGTTTCAAGGATTTCTCTATCTCGAACATCTGTCCCTTGAGAGAATTAATTTTGGGGCTAACTTATGTGAAACTGTCATCAACTTACCACAGCTTAAGAGCTTGAAGCTAATTATATGCCAACATGTTAACAATTTTAACATCTCGGCTACAAAGCTGAAAAGTCTAAGGGTCATAGGTTGTGAAACCGACATGTTGCTTCGATTATTGCACACTCAGTCGCTTACTACAGTTCATTTTGCTATGCTCATGCCCATGCTATTTGAAAGAGGACTCAATCTGGCCACAATTTTTTGTAACTTGCCTTATCATCTTGCGTCTTTATCTATGGATGGGTATTTTCTTAAG TTTTCTATGCCAGAGGAGAATTCCAAAAAGTGGTTTCCACACGCAGCTAATAGACTAAAGAGACTCACTTTAATTGAATGGAATTTTGGTGACTTGGATCAACTTGAAGGTGCTTTATATATGCTTCGTAATTCAACTAACTTAGTACGACTCGATATGACGAATTTGGCCATG GCTCCTGAGAACATGCATTTGGATGTGAGACCAGCACTAACTTATTTGGAAGCATCAGACCCTTTTGATCAGACATTGACACTATTAAAAACTATAATTATCAAATGTGTAACTGGATCAAGACCGATTTTGCTATTTATAAAGCTTTTACTTGATCATTGTCCCGCTCTTGAAAAGATATCAATCAAATACTGTGCAACTGTTGGCGTCCATGAAAGGTACAACTTTGCTAAGGATGTTACGAGCTTCCCACGAGCTTCTTCGAAAGCAGAGCTTATTTTCTTGGATCCGTAG